The DNA segment CGCGGCCCCAGCGCCGGGGAATCGCGTTGCCCGCGACCAGCGATTCCACGTCGGCCACGTTACCGCAGCCGCAGGTTGCGTCCTGCGGGCCATCGCTGGAAAAGCTGTGCCCCGCGTGGCCCGCATTGCCGTTCTTGCCGCGCAGCACGATGCCATCCACGCACAGGCCCACGCCGACACCCGTGCTCCAGGTGACATAAGCGCAGTGGTCCAGCCCCTGCAGTGCGCCCCAGCGGCGCTCGGCCACGAGCGCGGCCACCGCATCGTTCTGCACGTTCACGTTCTGCAGCACCTCGGCCAGCGGGGCCTGCAGCGGGATGCGCGTCCAGTCGTTGGGCAGCAGGCTGCGGTCGGCGCCCGGCAGGCCGCCGCAGATGTTGGGGGTGGAGACCTCGACCATGCCGTCCTGCAGGACGAAGGGCCCGCAGCTCGCCACGCCGGTGGACTGCAGCTGCGCGCGCGATATGCCGGCCTCGGCACAGGCCTCGTCCACCATGCGCAGGCACTGGCGCGCCAGCGCGTCGGGCGGCCCCTCCTTCACGGTCGGCTCGGTGCGGCGCGCCACGAGCGTTGCCCGGTCCGTTCCCGCGGGCGCCAGCGCCACCGCGACCTTCGTTCCCCCTATGTCGATACAAGCTCTCATCGCCACCTCGGTCGATCGGAAAAGGCGGCGCGCCATGCCGGCGCCCGCCGCGAAACATCGAGCCGGCAGTATGGAGGCAACCGGCGTGTCTGCAGTGTAGGCCGGGGGCGTCGCAGGTGCGGAATGCGGCCGCCATCGCAGCGCAAGGCCTGCCCGGAGATCACGCGGACTGCCAGCCACAGGCCGGTCCTGCCCCAGTTTCCTGCGAGTCCCCCGTGCAATCAGGCAGTCCTTGCATGCCGCACCCAATATTTCGTTTATAATCATTTTTATACTTAATCAATATTATTGCCATTGTCACCAAGGCGACAGATTAATAATTCCGTTGTATTCTCTGGCTGCAAGAAATGGCAGCGAATCCACGATGCATTACCAGAAAAATCAAAAAATACCAATGGGCATTGACTGAAAATCCACGCCTCCGAATCGATGCATGTGCGTGCTATCGGTCCGCGAGGTGTTTTTCTTGTGAACCGCATCTACCGGCCACTCCGGCATTTCGACTCGACTCGCCGTGATACGCACCATGTGTTGTCAAAAAATCATTCCACCTCCTGATTCGACAGACGCTCCAGCCAGGGATACTGCAGTCGCGCATCCTGAATCCGCAGCTCACTGACACACGCCGACGCTATCTGCCGGGGAAACCTCCACTCACCCCGATACCCGACATCAAAAGCTTTGGCAGTTATTTCTCGGATTTCCCCCATTGCCTGGCGACCCCTCAAAACCTACCGCACATGCATTTAATTCAATCCCGCCTTGCCACGGTGACGTACCTGTTTCTTGTTTGCTCATCCCTGGCGGGATCGCCCGCGGCCATGGCCGCGAATTCCGGGATACCGGTCCGCTTGGCCGTAGGAGCCAAGGCAGCGCCCGCATTCTCCCCGGCAGCGGCACCGGATTTACGCCCGGTGGTACTGGTTTCGAAGTCCGTCCCCGCCACGGCTCGTGCCGTCAAGGCTTCAGACAGGGATCCGCACTACATCACCCGAAACGGCACGCACTTCACATACAGGTGCCACGTTCCCTACACCCTTCCGGGCCAGGTGGCAGCCATCGAGGTCTGCGAAATCGAGCCAGTGGATCTGGAAATCCTGTCGTGGCCGGAAACAGAGGTGATCCACATCATTCAGGGCATGGTGACCGTCACCGGAACAGATGGCTTGGGCAAGACCTACTCGGCCGGAGACATCATCGTGCTGCCTCAAGGATTCAAGGGTACGTGGAGGCAGACCCGGAAGCTCCTCAAGGTCGCCGTACGGCAGCCGCTGTATTGGAAGGAATGAAGGTGCCCTGCCAGGAAACAGCAGCATGACGGTGGCTCGTTCACACAACGCCGTCCCACGCAGACCCGTCCATATCGGAGCGGCCTGCTACGCGGCGGGACCGCTGGTGCCTCTCGAAGAAGCGATCAGCGACGAGGCCATGCGGGCCAGGCTGCGCAATCCGAACCACGGTTCAGACACGTTCCCCCAGTGGGACCACGACATCGCCGATCTGGCGGAATCTGCCATCACTCAGTGCTTGACATCGGCCGGCCGGCAGGCATCGCAAATCGACGCCGTCTTCCTCACATCCAACGGGCTGGACGCCCGGGACAACCTGGATGGAAGCTGGCTGGGCGTCCTGGATGCCCGCCTGGACCTTTGCCATGCTCCGCACTACCAGTTGGGCATGGCTGGATGCGCGGGCTTTCACTGGGCCGCGAAGCTCGCAACGGGCCTGATCGAATCGGGACAGTGCGATCACATTCTTGTCGCCAGTTTCGACAAGGCACAGGACGGATTGCAACGCCTCTACGCGGAGAACCCGGACTTCCCCTACCTCACCGGCGATGCGGCCGCAGCATGCATCTTCAGCAGTTCTCCGGCATCACTGGATTACCGACTGGTCGGGCGCATCATCAACAAGTGGGATGGACGACAAGCCATCCGGACGTCCTTCAAAGAAGAAATCCGCTGCATTGCCCGCCTTATCGAAGATACCCTCGAAAGCGCGGCGATGCGTGCCGACGAGATAGACCTGCTCATCTCCAACAACTATTCGCTCGACATCAGCCGCCTCTACTGCCAGATCGCCGGGCTGGACTATGCGAAGGCATTCACGCACACCATCGGCAGCCACGCGCATTGTTTCGGCTCGGACAACCTCATCAACCTCCATCACGCCGGTCGCCTGACAACGGTCGGCACAGGCCAGAAAACCATGCTTTTCAGTGCCGGCCCGTTCCAGTGGGGCGCCTGCGTCCTCGAAAGAACCAACGTTTTCGGGGAGGGTGCATGACCAATGTGATGCACCGGCTTTCGGAAATCGTGCGTCGGCAGCCTCGAGCTGCAGCGCTCATCTCCGATGCACAAACGGTCAGCTACCAGGACCTGGGCGTGCGCATTGCAGAAATCGCCCGATCGATCGACATCTGGTTCCTGACGCACCTCGGCCGCGAAGCGGGCAGCAGCGACGCCATCGGCATCTGCATGGGAAAAAGCACCGATCTCTATGCGTCGATCCTGGCCATCCTCGCCACAGGCGCGAGCTATGTTCCTGTCGATCCCTTGCTCCCTGCGCAATTGCAGGCGCACATCCTGGAGACCTGCAGATGCAGGCTGGTTCTGGCGGCGCCCGACACCCGGCTCCCGGTCTCCGGGGTATGCGTTGCCCCGCCTGGCGAAGCCGCCGACAGCCATCCATCGCAGTCCGCAGCGTGGGCATTCCCATGTCGTGCAACGGGGCAGGACCGCTGCTACACCATCTTCACGTCCGGATCCACCGGGCGCCCGAAAGGCGTGCAAATCCGGCACGACGGCGTACTGCACCTCGTCGACTGGATGCTCCGCGAGATAGCGCTGAAGGAATCCCATCGGGTACTGCAGTACTCCACGATCAACTTCGACGCCTCGGTACTGGACATCTTCCCTGCGCTCCTGGCAGGTGCCACCCTCTGCATTCCCCGCGACGACCAGCGGCTGTCCGCCACCGGGCTCGCGGAGTTCTGCGCGCGCCACAGGATCCATCAGGCGTTCCTGCCGCCGGCCATGCTCTCCGTGCTCGACCCGCAGCAGTTCCCGACCCTGGAGACCCTGCTCACGGGCGGAGAAGCCTGCAGTCCTGCGGTAATCCAGGCGTGGGCGGCGGAGCGGCGGTTCTACAACCTCTACGGCCCCACGGAGTGCACTGTCCTCGTGGCGTTCAAGCGCATGGAGGCATGTCAGGCGCGGACCAACATCGGGCAGGCTATCGACGGCGCACGGTTGCATGTCCTGGATGAACAGATGCAGCCGGCAGTTCGGGGAGAACTGCACGTCGCCGGCCCGATGGTGTCACAGGGGTACATGGGCGACTCTCTGGCGACCACGCGGAAGTTCGTCCTTTGCCCCGAAGTGGATGAAGGCCGCCTCTACAAAACCGGAGATATCGTCGAACGGGATGCCTGCGGCGATCTTCATTTCCTGGGACGTCTGGACCGGCAGGTGAAGGTCCGAGGATTTCGCGTGGAACTCGAGGAAGTCGAAGGCGCCCTGGTGCAGTCGGGGTGTCTGCAGGCGGCGGTCAGGCTGTCGCCGGACGGGCAGCTGGTCGCCTATGTCGTGCTGCCGCCGCAGATAGGGCTGGACGCACTGCGCCAGCAGCTTGCCCAGTATTTGAGCGACTACAAGGTCCCGCAGTGCTTCATACCGATACAGCAGCTTCCCCTCAAGGCCAGCGGCAAAGTAGATTTCGATGCCCTGCCAGCCACCACGCCACGGCTTGCGGCGGGTGCTTCCAGCCGGCCCTGCGAACCCATCCTGTCCCTCTGGGAGGAAATCCTGGATCTCCCGCAGGGTTCGCTGGATGCCCATTCCGACTTCCAGGAGGCCGGCGGGACCTCCATCAAGGCGATCCGCCTGCTGAGCGCCATCGAGGAACGCTTCGGAGTGCGCATCCGGTTCTCGGAGTTCCTCGATAACCCCACGCCCCATTTTCTGTACAACGCGATACCTCATCCATGACAACGCCCCTGCTCCCCCAGCTGAACCACATTGGCCTGACAGTCCACAGCATCGCGGACACGATTGCCTTCTATCGACAGATCACCACGGTCGAAATCTACGAGGAGCCGGTCCACATCAGCGGCGACGGAGTGGGGCAGATCATTCGGGTCGAGAAGCCGGATTACCACTCGTGCATGGCCCGCATAGGCCAGCGCAATTTCGAACTCATCGAACACCACTCCTCCAAGGGGCGGCATCTCCTGGCATCCCACAGCGACGTCTGCGGCATCCATCTCGCGTTCATGGTCGAGGACATCGAAGGCGTTTTCCAACGGGTGAAGGCGCTGGGCATCGACCCCACCACGCCGGAGCCCTACACGGCCCACGAGCTGGGAGGCTACAAGGCATTTTTCTTCCGGGACCTCAATGGTGTCCAGGTCGAAATCGGACAAGTCCACTAACGCACGGAATCAACATGCAAGTCATCCAATGCACCCTGGAACAACTCGACGTTCTGGCAGGCCTGTTCAACGACTACCGGATCTTCTACGAACAGGAAGACGACCTCGCGGCCTCTCGTTCCTTCATCCAGTCCAACCTCGAGAAAGAACGCTCGAAGATCTTTCTGCTGCTCGACGGGGACCGCAATCCCGTCGGCTTCTCGCAGCTCTATCCGGCCACATGCTCTCTGGCCATGCGGCCCTATTACTACCTTTCGGATCTCTACATCGCCAAGGCCGCGCGGCAGCAAGGGTACGCGCGATACCTGATGAACTACATCACCGACCACTTCGCGCGCGAAGGCGCCCAGCGATTGACGCTGGACACCGCCACGACCAACCAGATCGCCCAGCGCCTTTATGAATCCTTGGGATATGAGCGGGAGGAGGTCTACATCACCTATCACCAGATGCTCAAGCGCCCGGCCGCGTAAGCATTCCGCACCCGCAAGGGGCGCTGGTTGCCTCCCGTGCTCCAGCAGGTAAAGCCAGATGAGAAGACGGCGAGGATTCGCCGGCCCTTCAGCCAGCGGCCAGTGCAGGTTATTGCGCGAGCCGGCGGCAATCGAACACGAATTGCAGATGCGCAGGAAGTGCCATGAATACGAGCGATGGGCAAGAAGCCGAAGACATACTCGACCTCATCGGGATCGGTATAGGTCCGTTCAATCTGGGTCTGGCAGCGCTGCTGCACCCCATCGATGCCGTGAAGGCGCGATTTTTTGACACCAGGGACACATTCGTCTGGCATGAAGGACTGCTGCTGGATAACTGCTACCTCCAGGTTCCTTTCATGGCGGACCTGGTCACCATGGTCGATCCCACCAGCCCCTTCAGCTTTCTCAACTACCTGAAGGAGCACGGGCGCCTCTACCAGTTCTACTTCTACGAGAGGTTCCACATCGCCCGCACGGAGTACAGCAGGTACTGCCGATGGGTTGCCGAACAGCTCTGCAGCCTGCGGTTCTCGATGGAAGTCGTGGACATCGAGGCACGGGATTCGCTGTTCCGCGTGACGGTAAGGAACACGGCGACCCGGGCACTCTCGAGGCATCTCGCGAAGAACATCGTCCTGGGCGTAGGCACGGTCCCTTCGACGCCGGATGCACTTTCGGCCCTGCTGAACGGTACGGATTTCATCCACTCGTCGCAGTACGCCTTCGCCAAGCCCCATCTGCATGCGAAGCGGAGCATCACGGTCATAGGGGGCGGGCAAAGCGCCGCAGAATGCTTCCTGGACCTGCTGGAAGGCCAGAAGCAGTTCGGATACGAACTGAACTGGCTCACCCGTGGCAGCGGCTTTCTCCCGATGGAGTACTCGAAGCTGGGACTGGAGCATTTCTCGCCGGACTACATCGAGCATTTTTTCGGACTGCACGAGGCGAAGCGCAAGGAAATACTCTCGAAGCAGGGCCACTGGTACAAGGGCATCTCGTTCAGCACCATCGCGGCCATCTACGACCGCATGTACGAGCGATCGGCGGACGGCGCGGAAACAGGCACTGTCCTGCAGGCCCGGAGCGAGCTTCTCGCAGCATCCGGCACCCGCAACGGCTGGAAGCTTTCATTCCGGCACCTCGATCTCCAGGAAAATTTCGAGCTCCATACCGAGGCCGTGGTGCTGGGGTCGGGCTACCGGTATGTGTTCCCCCCCTGCATGGACAGCCTCAAGCCCTTGCTCGCCTTCGACGGGCAAGGCCGCCCGGCCGTTCGGCGCGACTACACGCTGGAGGCCAGGTGGACCGGTTCCGGCCGGATCTTCGTCCAGAACGCTGAAATGCACACCCACGGTATCGCCGCTCCGGATCTCGGACTCGGAGCCCATCGCAATGCCGCCATCGTCAACGGCCTGCTGGGGTTCCCGCGCTACCCCACATCCCGCAAGACCGCCTTCCAGACCTTCGGCATCGAAGATCGCTGGAAGGACGAAGCATCCAGCCGGCAGCCCACCATGGCAGGCACAGCATCATGAACAAACCTCTCGATTTCACCCTCCCGGCACCGCAGGACATCGGCGGTCCCCTTGAACCCACTCCTCAGCGCCGGTTCCAGCAGGGAGTGGAACTGAGGAACCAGGAGCGTCTGGAATCGGAGGTGCGGTCCTACCCGCGGCGCTTTCCCATGGCAATCCGCAGGGCCCAGGGAGCCATCGTTGAAGACACGCTGGGCCAGCGCTATCTGGATTGCCTGGCCGGAGCCGGAGCACTGGCACTCGGGCACAACCACCCCGAGGTGACAGGAGCGGTGGTGGCGGCGATCCAGTCGGGCATTCCCCAGCAGGCACTTGACGTGGCGACACCTTCCAAGGACGCGCTCATACAGGAAATTATGGGATTTCTTCCTGCCAGCTTCGCCCAGGACTCCTGCATTCAGTTCTGCGGTCCGTCGGGATCGGACGCCGTGGAGGCTGCCATCAAACTGGCGAAGCAATGCACGGGACGCCACAACATCGCCGCGTTCCATGGCGCCTACCATGGCATGACGAACGGTGCGCAGGCCCTGATGGGCAACCTGGGTGCGAAGCAGCGGCGCACCGGGCTGATGCCCGATGTGCATTTCTTCCCATTTCCCTACGGCCTGCGCTGCAAGTTCGGCCTCGGCGGAGAGGCCGGTGAACGGGCATCGATCAGGTACATCGAATCCGTGCTGCACGACCAGGAAAGCGGTATGGTCAAGCCCGCCGCCATGATTCTGGAACCCATTCAGGGCGAAGGAGGGGTTCTACCGGCCTCGGACTATTGGTTGCGGGAGATCCGACGCATCACATCCGAACTGGGTATCGTCCTCGTCTTCGACGAAATCCAGTGCGGAGTAGCTCGCTCCGGACGCCACTTCGCTTTCGAACACGCAGGCGTGGAACCGGACATCCTCGTGCTGTCGAAGGCTGTCGGGGGCGGGCTCCCCCTTTCGTGCCTGGTGTTCAAGAAGCGGTTCGACAACTGGACCCCGGGGGAGCACGCGGGCACCTTCCGGGGCACCCAGTGGGCCATGGTTGCCGGCACCAGAACATTGCAGATCATCCAGCGCGATGGCTTGGCCCTGAATGCGGACCGCATGGGAGCCAGCTTGAGCGGCAGGCTGGCAGCGCTACGGCAGGACCATCCATGTATTGCGGAAATCCGCGGCAAGGGTTTGATGCTGGGCATTGAAATCGTTGACCCGAAACGCGTGGATGCGCTGGGTCAACCGCTTGCCGACGGGCAGCGCGCGGCCCGGATTCAGGCCGCGGCCTTGCGGCATGGCCTGATGATAGAGAAGGGTGGACGGCATGGCGCGGTCTTGCGCTTTCTCCCCCCCTTGAACATCACGGATGATCAGATCGATTTCGCGGCCCGGGCCTTCACACACGCCATGCAGGCCACGGAGCAGGCACGGTGACGGAATCGTGGAAAGAGCACTTCATCCGGACGGGCTGCGGAGGTGCTGATCGTTATCGTGCCGTGATGGAGTCCTGCGTGGAGGAACTGTCGAGTCTTTTCGAGACTGCGGTGCGCCCCTATTCGGGCAGGGAGCCGTCCGATCTGCGCGAGCAGGTCTTCCTGCGTGACCTCGGAGTGCAAGCGGTAGCACCGCTGCAGCAGGTGATCCGGGAAGTACGCCAGGACATCGCTGCGCATGCAATCATCGTCCAGCACCCGCATTGCATCGCCCACCTGCACACGCCACCACTCCTGAGCGGCATCGCTGCGGAAAGCTTCATCGCGGCACAGAACCTTTCGATGGATTCTTGGGACCAATCGGGCTCCGCCACTTTTGTCGAGCAGCGGGTCGTGGACCACCTCTGCACACTGTTCGGATATCTCCCCGAGGCGGACGGTGTGTTTACCAGCGGAGGCACCCAGGGCAACATCATGGCCCTGCTCACGGCACGGGACTGGTTCCTGTGGACGCACCACGGGCACCGGGCCAGGCGTGACGGCATGCCCGATTTTTTCCCCAGGCTGAGGATCATCGCCTCGGCCAAGAGCCACTTCACGGTGGACAAGGCAGCCTTCATCATGGGGCTGGGACAGCGCGGCGTGGTGAAGGTGCGGACCGGAAACGACGGTGCCATGGACATGGAGGAGCTGGCATCAACGGTCGAGTCTCTGCGGCAGGAGGGTCTGATCCCCTTCGCCGTGGTGGGAACGGCGGGCACCACGGACCATGGCGCCATCGACGATCTGCAGCGCATCGGCGAAATCTCCCGGGCGCACGGCTTATGGTTCCATGTGGATGGCGCCTACGGCTCTGCCCTGGTGCTGGGCCGCCACAGGCACCGGCTCGCCGGTATCGAGCAGGCCGATTCGATGGTGGCCGATTTCCACAAGCTGTGGTTTCAGCCCGTGAGTTGCGGGGCCCTGCTGTTCCGCGAAGGGGAACGCTTCAGGCACCTGCTCTACCAGGCTGAATACCTGAACCGCGAGACCGATGATCTTCCCAACCTCGTGGACAAGACGATCTCCACGACGAGACGCTTCGACGCCTTGAAGGTCTACATGATGCTACGGGCGGTCGGCACCGAAGTGCTGGGAGAGATGATCGACCACCTGCTTGGACAGGCGCGCGAGGTTGCCGAGGCCATCCGACGCCGCAGGATGTTCGAGCTTCTGGCCGAGCCGAGCCTGACAACCATTCTTTTCAGGTACACCGGCCCCATGCCCGGTACTGATATCGACGCTTTCAACCGCAGGCTTCGCGCCGGACTTCTCAAGCACGGCATAGCCGTACTGGGGGAGACGACTGTCCAGCAGCGCGCTGCGCTGAAGCTGACTCTGCTGAACCCCTGCCTTGCCGCGGAGGACTTCGACAGCCTCCTGGACAACATTGCCGCCTTCGCAGCCCGCGTCTACAGCGAGTAGCCGAGCATCATCGCCACACCCGCCTCCTTGTTGGGGCGGCTGAAACTCTCGCGCGTCAGGCGGCCCACCGGGATGGAGATCTGGTCGTTCAGGAACCACTTCTTGTAGATGGGATCGATCTCGCGGCTGGTGTAGAGCTTGCCGAGCGTGCGGTCCACCACGGCCATGAGCGCGGTGTCGCTCTTGCGCACCATGATGGCGTAGGGCTCCACGGACAGCACGAAGTTGCTGAGCGCCAGGGCATCCTGCGCCTTGTTGCGGGCCACCAGGCCGAGCAGCAGCGAGTCATCCTGGGCGAACGCCTTCACCGTCCCGGCGCGCAGGGCCTTGAACGCCTCGTCGTTGTTGTCGAAGACCTTGACCGTGGCCTTCACCTCGTTCGCCGTGAGCTGGGTGAGCAGTTTCTCGGAGGTGGAGCCCTTGCTCACGGCCACCGTCATGCCGGCGAGGTCCTGCACCGTGTCGGCCTTGGTGCCCTTGGGCACGAGCACGCGGATGCCCGCCACGAACATGGTGGGGCCGAAGGCCACCCGCTCCTGCCGCGCCTTGGTGTTGGTGGTGGAACCGCATTCCAGGTCGATCTCCCCCGCTTCCAGCTTCGGGATGCGCTCGGCGGCGCTCACCGGGCGGTACTTGACCTCCAGGTCCTTGAGCTTGAGCGTGTTCTTGATGTCCTCGACCACCGCCTGGCAGAGGTCCACCGAATAGCCGGCCGCCTTGCCGCCGTTCTGGGCGTCCACGAACGAGAAGGGCCAGGCCGATTCGCGCACCCCCAGGGTGATGGTGCGGGTCTGCTGGATGCGGGCCATCGTGTCGGCAGGCGCCTGGGCCAGGGCGGGAGCGGAAAGGGCGGAAAAGGCCGCGGCGAGCGCCAGCAGCCGGAAAGAGCGGCGGATCATGGGAGAGGACCGGATCGAGGAGGAGGAGAAAGGGAAGGGAAAGGGACGGTGGCAAAAAGCGAGGCAATCACTGTGCCAGGGAAAAACGCCGTGCATGTGACGCCCTTGCCCGTGCTCAGATCCACCGGGCGATCAGGCTGGCCACCGCGCTGAGCAGCAGGGTGCTGGCCAGGGGCAGGTGCCACTCGCGCCCGAACAGGCGGAAATGGAAATCCCCCGGAAGGCGCCCCACGCCGAGCCGCTGCAGGAACGGCGCCAGCCCCTGGAGCAGCACCAGGGCGAGGAAGACGACGATCAGCCAGCGCAGCATGCCGCGAGTGTAGGTGCAGAGCCGGTTCGCCGCATCCCCCCGGTGCGCCGGGACAACGGATGGATGGGGCCGGGCGTTCCGTGGGCAGGAATGCTCTACAGCGAGCAGGCCGCTCGCAACTACCGCTGCACACCCCAGCGCCGCACCGTCAGCCGCTCCAGCGTCTGGAACCCCAGTCCTTCCACCAACAGGCCGATCAGGATCACGAGCACGAGGCCTGCGAACACCTTGTCGGTGTAGAGCTCGTTGCGGTTCTGGAAGATGTACCAGCCCAGGCCGCCCTGGCCCGACGAGGCGCCGAACACCAGTTCGGCCGCGATCAGCGTGCGCCAGGCGAAGGCCCAGCCGATCTTCAGGCCCGAGAGGATGGCGGGCAGCGCGGCCGGCACGAGGATCTGCAGCACGTAGCGGATGCCGGTCAGGCCATAGTTGCGGCCGGCCATGCGCAGCGTCTCGGGCACGGCCTGGAAGCCCGCATAGGTGTTGAGCGCCAGCGGCCACAGCACCGAATGGACCAGCACGAAGACGAGGCTGCCCTGCCCCAGCCCGAACCACAGCAGCGCCAGCGGCAGCAGCGCGACGGCCGGCAGCGGGTTGAACATGGAGGTGAGCGTGCCCAGCAGATCGCGCCCGAACTGCGTGGAGACGGCCAGCGTAGTCAGCACGAAGGCGCCCGCGATGCCGGCCAGGTAGCCCTTGAGCAGCACAGACAGCGAGATGGCCGTCTTCGCCACCAGCTCGCCCGACGCGAGGCCCTCGCCCAGCGCCCGTGCGGTCTGCAGGAAGGTGGGCAGCAGCAGGTCGTTGTCCTGCCAGCGCGCGGCCAGTTCCCACAGCACGGCCAGCACCGCCAGGATGGCGAGGCGGCGCACGGCACCCTGCTGCCACACGCGGGTGGCCCAGGGCAGCGGCTGTTCGGGGGCGATGCCGTCCAGCGGCGGCAGCACATGTTCGACGTCCGGCCGGTAGGGCGGCTCGCGGCGACCGGCCGTCGAAGCCACGGCATGCGCCGCCGCGGGATGGAGAGGGGTCGGCTGGGTCATACGGCGATCCGGAAGGGCAGCAGGGTGCCGGCGGGCTGCCGTCGCGCAGGCGCAGCGGCATGGGCGCCCGCGAGTCCGGGTGCGGCCGCATCGCCCCCTTCCGGGGCGGGTTCGTCGAACAGCAGGCGGTGGATGCGCTGCGCCGTGGCCTGAAATTCCGCGCCGCCCAGGCTGTTCAGATTGAATGGGTGGCTGTTGATCTCGGCGCGCAGCCGGCCCGGATGGGGCGAGAGGATGGCGACGCGGCTGCCCACCACCAGGGCCTCCTCGATGGAGTGGGTGACGAAGATCAGCGTGAAGCGGAACTCCTCCCGCAGCGCCAGCAGCTCTTCCTGCATGCGGCGGCGCGTGAGCGCGTCCAGCGCGGCGAAGGGCTCGTCCATCAGCAGCACGCGCGGCTGCATGGCGAGGGCGCGGGCGATGGCCACGCGCTGCTTCATGCCGCCCGAGAGCTGGTGCGGGTGCACGTCGGCGAACTTCGAGAGGCCCACCTTGTCCAGGTAGAGCGCCGCGCGGTCGGCGGCCTCGGCACGGCCCGTGCGGCGCGCGGCGAGCAGCGGGAACATCACGTTCTCGCGCACCGTCTTCCAGGGCGGCAACTGGTCGAACTCCTGGAAGACGACCACGCGGTCCGGGCCGGGCTTCGTCACCGCTTTTCCGTCCAGCAGGATGCGCCCTTCGCTCGGCGCGATGAAGCCCGCGATGGATTTGAGCAGCGTGGACTTGCCGCAGCCCGAGGCGCCGAGCAGCACCAGCCGCTCGCCCTCGTGCACGTCGAAGCCCACGCGGTGCGTGGCGCGCACGGCGCGCTGCGGCGTGCGGTAGTCGATGCTCACGCCGTCCACCCGCAGCAACGGCGGCGCGGAGGCGGGGAGCGGGCGCACGGGGCCGGACACGGAAGCGGGCACCGACGCGAGCGCACGTGCCCGGACAGGCGCAGGCGCCGACGGGGGATCTGCCAGCGTGCCTTCCGCTCCTCGGGGCTCGGACCAGAGGCCGCCGCCACCCATCTCGTCCCGCACCCGCGCCAGCAGCGCGGAAGAAAAGCTTCCCATGCGTTTCATGCTGCGTCTCCCGGAATCGCCACCGGTCAGCTGCCGCGTGCGGTCAGCGCGTCGTCGAAGAAGTAATCCTTGAGCGCTTCGGGCTTGTTCTTGATCGCGCCCACGCGGTGCAGGAACTGGCCCAGGCCGAGCGTGTTCTCGGGCTGCACCTTGAACTGCACCTCGGGGTTCCGGATGATCTTGAGCAGCAGCGCACGGTCGGTTTTCGCGCCCGTCACCTTCAGGTAGATGTCGGCGGCCTTTTCGGGGTTGGCGGCGACGAACTGGGCCGCGTCATGAAGCCCGGCGAGGAAGGCCTGGTAGGTCTTGGGGCTCTCCTTGCGGAATTTCTCGGTGGCGTAGAGCACCGTGGCGGACGCGGGGCCGCCCAGCACGTCGTAGGAGTTGAGCACGATCC comes from the Paracidovorax avenae ATCC 19860 genome and includes:
- a CDS encoding ROK family protein, which translates into the protein MRACIDIGGTKVAVALAPAGTDRATLVARRTEPTVKEGPPDALARQCLRMVDEACAEAGISRAQLQSTGVASCGPFVLQDGMVEVSTPNICGGLPGADRSLLPNDWTRIPLQAPLAEVLQNVNVQNDAVAALVAERRWGALQGLDHCAYVTWSTGVGVGLCVDGIVLRGKNGNAGHAGHSFSSDGPQDATCGCGNVADVESLVAGNAIPRRWGRDAGGLIGAAREGDAAAAEAVSQMCRVLGRMLYNLVAILDLQRISIGGSVFLHHQDFLLPRLQAEVSGHLPALTGGVLVVPAGLGHQIGDYAALAMAG
- a CDS encoding cupin domain-containing protein — encoded protein: MAANSGIPVRLAVGAKAAPAFSPAAAPDLRPVVLVSKSVPATARAVKASDRDPHYITRNGTHFTYRCHVPYTLPGQVAAIEVCEIEPVDLEILSWPETEVIHIIQGMVTVTGTDGLGKTYSAGDIIVLPQGFKGTWRQTRKLLKVAVRQPLYWKE
- a CDS encoding 3-oxoacyl-[acyl-carrier-protein] synthase III C-terminal domain-containing protein, which produces MTVARSHNAVPRRPVHIGAACYAAGPLVPLEEAISDEAMRARLRNPNHGSDTFPQWDHDIADLAESAITQCLTSAGRQASQIDAVFLTSNGLDARDNLDGSWLGVLDARLDLCHAPHYQLGMAGCAGFHWAAKLATGLIESGQCDHILVASFDKAQDGLQRLYAENPDFPYLTGDAAAACIFSSSPASLDYRLVGRIINKWDGRQAIRTSFKEEIRCIARLIEDTLESAAMRADEIDLLISNNYSLDISRLYCQIAGLDYAKAFTHTIGSHAHCFGSDNLINLHHAGRLTTVGTGQKTMLFSAGPFQWGACVLERTNVFGEGA
- a CDS encoding non-ribosomal peptide synthetase, with product MTNVMHRLSEIVRRQPRAAALISDAQTVSYQDLGVRIAEIARSIDIWFLTHLGREAGSSDAIGICMGKSTDLYASILAILATGASYVPVDPLLPAQLQAHILETCRCRLVLAAPDTRLPVSGVCVAPPGEAADSHPSQSAAWAFPCRATGQDRCYTIFTSGSTGRPKGVQIRHDGVLHLVDWMLREIALKESHRVLQYSTINFDASVLDIFPALLAGATLCIPRDDQRLSATGLAEFCARHRIHQAFLPPAMLSVLDPQQFPTLETLLTGGEACSPAVIQAWAAERRFYNLYGPTECTVLVAFKRMEACQARTNIGQAIDGARLHVLDEQMQPAVRGELHVAGPMVSQGYMGDSLATTRKFVLCPEVDEGRLYKTGDIVERDACGDLHFLGRLDRQVKVRGFRVELEEVEGALVQSGCLQAAVRLSPDGQLVAYVVLPPQIGLDALRQQLAQYLSDYKVPQCFIPIQQLPLKASGKVDFDALPATTPRLAAGASSRPCEPILSLWEEILDLPQGSLDAHSDFQEAGGTSIKAIRLLSAIEERFGVRIRFSEFLDNPTPHFLYNAIPHP
- a CDS encoding VOC family protein, whose amino-acid sequence is MTTPLLPQLNHIGLTVHSIADTIAFYRQITTVEIYEEPVHISGDGVGQIIRVEKPDYHSCMARIGQRNFELIEHHSSKGRHLLASHSDVCGIHLAFMVEDIEGVFQRVKALGIDPTTPEPYTAHELGGYKAFFFRDLNGVQVEIGQVH
- a CDS encoding GNAT family N-acetyltransferase, producing the protein MQVIQCTLEQLDVLAGLFNDYRIFYEQEDDLAASRSFIQSNLEKERSKIFLLLDGDRNPVGFSQLYPATCSLAMRPYYYLSDLYIAKAARQQGYARYLMNYITDHFAREGAQRLTLDTATTNQIAQRLYESLGYEREEVYITYHQMLKRPAA